The following coding sequences are from one Novipirellula caenicola window:
- a CDS encoding PP2C family protein-serine/threonine phosphatase, with protein MLLADVSGHGEAVSKIAIGLRDLMRRNVNYISQSRFVSGMNKQFAELNQDGEFATALVSTFFAPTRTYSLCNAGHPPPLLYRKASSDWSELSDRQERADVISDIPWGVCDQAAYFQHHIRLETGDMVLSYSDAVSESKDADGQQLGCDGVLRLVSELGVSNPADLIPALVRRIDEIDPRSLERDDTTLLLCEATGSATPLKNSLLAPFRLFGQVADKTELG; from the coding sequence ATGCTGTTGGCAGATGTCAGCGGTCACGGTGAAGCGGTTTCCAAGATCGCAATTGGTCTTCGCGATCTAATGCGACGCAATGTCAATTACATCAGCCAATCTCGTTTTGTCTCAGGGATGAATAAACAATTTGCAGAGTTGAACCAAGATGGCGAGTTTGCCACGGCGCTCGTGAGCACATTCTTTGCTCCGACGCGAACCTACTCGCTCTGCAACGCGGGGCATCCTCCCCCGTTGCTTTACCGCAAGGCTTCTAGCGACTGGAGCGAGCTTTCGGATAGACAAGAACGGGCGGATGTCATCTCGGATATTCCCTGGGGCGTTTGCGATCAAGCCGCCTATTTCCAACACCATATTCGTCTCGAGACCGGAGACATGGTCCTTAGTTACAGCGACGCGGTCAGCGAATCCAAGGATGCTGACGGACAGCAACTTGGTTGCGACGGAGTCTTGCGTCTAGTTTCGGAATTGGGTGTCAGCAATCCGGCTGATCTTATCCCAGCGCTGGTTAGACGGATTGATGAAATTGACCCTCGCAGCCTCGAACGGGACGACACGACCCTGCTGTTGTGTGAAGCCACGGGCAGTGCCACCCCACTGAAAAACAGTCTCCTCGCACCCTTCCGGTTGTTTGGCCAGGTCGCTGACAAAACCGAACTGGGTTAA
- a CDS encoding cryptochrome/photolyase family protein has translation MILLVLPNQLFADHPGLLLRPSKVILLEDSLFFGDQRYRMKFHKQKLWLHRATMKRYESILCEQGQSTQYVDFDPKHPTLADQLKKAIWAKERTGKTLAVIDPTDFILAKRLQSACKKLGLDCKILPNPGFLNSPEQNQQYRAGKKRWFMADFYKWQRQRLDVLMEGDDPVGGQWSYDEDNRKKVPKKLLSSIPKNLELKRDSVDSEAKEYVLQRFPDHPGNLDQLIYPTSRHDAQRWLKHFLSKRLIPFGDYEDAIVEGESWLWHSVLTPVMNIGLLTPEEVLEATLKHATKHDVPLNSLEGFLRQIIGWREFMRATYEDLGVPMRTTNHWRHHRAIPNSFYDGTTGIVPIDDTIQRILDTGYCHHIERLMVLGGFMFICEFDPDDIYRWFMEMFIDSYDWVMVPNVYAMSQHADGGLITTKPYFSGSAYVRKMSHYKQEPWCEIWDGLYWRWIWNHADELGKNPRWAMMCSMAKKMDAEKREQHLKNAETFLCDL, from the coding sequence TTGATTCTTCTTGTTCTTCCCAATCAGTTGTTCGCCGACCATCCCGGGCTGCTGCTTCGCCCATCGAAAGTAATCTTACTGGAAGATTCACTGTTCTTTGGCGACCAGCGGTACCGGATGAAATTCCATAAGCAAAAGCTATGGCTCCATCGCGCCACAATGAAGCGTTACGAATCGATTCTCTGCGAGCAAGGACAATCAACTCAGTACGTCGATTTCGACCCGAAACATCCTACGTTAGCCGATCAGTTGAAGAAGGCGATCTGGGCGAAGGAGCGAACAGGCAAGACGCTGGCCGTCATCGATCCGACCGATTTCATCCTCGCGAAACGGCTACAGTCAGCTTGCAAAAAACTCGGTCTCGATTGCAAGATCCTACCGAATCCAGGGTTCCTCAATTCGCCGGAGCAGAACCAGCAGTATCGGGCTGGCAAGAAACGTTGGTTCATGGCGGACTTTTACAAATGGCAGCGACAACGTCTTGATGTCTTGATGGAAGGGGACGATCCCGTTGGCGGGCAATGGAGTTATGACGAAGACAACCGAAAGAAAGTCCCCAAGAAACTACTGTCATCAATTCCAAAGAATTTAGAACTCAAGCGAGATTCGGTTGATAGCGAGGCGAAGGAATATGTTCTGCAACGCTTCCCCGATCACCCCGGCAACCTCGATCAACTCATTTACCCCACCTCACGCCACGACGCTCAGCGCTGGCTCAAACATTTTTTGTCCAAACGCCTAATTCCGTTCGGAGACTACGAAGACGCCATCGTCGAGGGCGAGTCATGGCTATGGCACAGCGTTCTGACGCCCGTGATGAATATCGGACTACTGACGCCTGAGGAGGTTTTGGAGGCGACTTTAAAGCACGCAACCAAACATGATGTGCCACTCAATTCGCTGGAGGGATTCTTGCGGCAGATCATCGGTTGGCGCGAGTTCATGCGGGCAACCTACGAGGATCTCGGGGTACCGATGCGAACCACGAATCACTGGCGACATCACCGGGCCATCCCCAACAGTTTTTACGACGGTACGACGGGAATTGTGCCGATCGACGACACAATCCAGCGAATTCTCGACACAGGCTACTGCCATCACATCGAACGTCTGATGGTGTTGGGGGGATTCATGTTCATTTGCGAATTCGACCCTGATGACATCTACCGCTGGTTCATGGAAATGTTCATTGACAGCTATGACTGGGTGATGGTTCCCAACGTTTACGCGATGAGCCAACACGCCGATGGCGGCTTGATCACCACCAAACCTTACTTTTCCGGTTCCGCCTACGTCCGCAAAATGAGTCACTACAAACAGGAACCATGGTGCGAAATTTGGGACGGACTGTATTGGCGATGGATTTGGAACCACGCCGATGAACTCGGCAAGAACCCGAGATGGGCCATGATGTGCAGCATGGCTAAGAAAATGGATGCCGAGAAACGCGAGCAGCATTTAAAGAATGCCGAAACGTTCCTTTGCGATTTGTGA
- a CDS encoding type 1 glutamine amidotransferase, which translates to MNTFLLLQVRNADDPMRTQEVDCFARALGCATQQIRVFDLLSGVPTPRQLDQVDVVLLGGSGDYSVAEGGDWILPALEAMRELCDLNKPTFASCWGHQAMARALGGEVVTDMQRAELGTVEVRLTPAGREDPVFGQLPERFLAPMGHQDCVTRLPPGAIVLASSERTENQAFRIEGKPIYCTQFHPELNRTALIERLQAYPQYVQSISGETIESFVADFKETPDTNQLLGRFMKHLREEGHPKTLRP; encoded by the coding sequence ATGAATACGTTTCTACTCTTGCAGGTTCGCAATGCCGATGATCCGATGCGAACGCAGGAAGTCGATTGCTTTGCCCGAGCACTCGGTTGTGCGACGCAGCAGATCCGCGTGTTTGATCTGCTCTCAGGGGTGCCAACGCCGAGGCAACTCGATCAGGTTGACGTGGTTTTGTTGGGCGGTAGCGGCGACTACTCGGTTGCCGAAGGAGGCGATTGGATTCTGCCGGCACTCGAGGCGATGCGGGAACTTTGCGATTTGAACAAACCGACGTTTGCTTCGTGTTGGGGGCATCAAGCGATGGCCCGAGCACTCGGCGGCGAGGTGGTCACCGACATGCAGCGGGCCGAGCTCGGTACGGTCGAAGTTCGCTTGACCCCGGCGGGCCGCGAGGATCCGGTTTTCGGACAGCTACCGGAGCGTTTTCTTGCTCCGATGGGGCACCAAGATTGCGTCACCCGATTGCCGCCCGGAGCGATCGTTTTGGCTTCGAGTGAGCGAACCGAAAACCAAGCGTTTCGAATCGAAGGCAAACCGATTTACTGCACGCAATTTCACCCCGAACTCAACCGCACAGCATTGATCGAGCGTTTGCAGGCTTACCCGCAGTATGTCCAGTCGATCAGCGGCGAGACGATCGAGTCGTTCGTCGCCGATTTTAAAGAGACCCCCGACACGAATCAGTTGCTCGGCCGCTTCATGAAGCACTTGCGAGAGGAAGGTCATCCGAAAACGCTTCGGCCGTAG
- a CDS encoding polysaccharide lyase family 7 protein: MHLVFQLPTRPLDEKRHTTEGTEFLRSELREMPDPDVNWPAQGTHILDARCRVMQIPSNSNVIIGQSHSYTGKTKPLIRLRLTV; this comes from the coding sequence TTGCATCTCGTTTTCCAACTCCCCACGAGACCTCTTGATGAAAAAAGGCATACCACCGAAGGAACGGAATTTCTACGGTCCGAACTTCGCGAGATGCCTGATCCGGATGTGAATTGGCCGGCCCAGGGCACTCACATTCTGGACGCACGTTGCCGGGTGATGCAGATCCCCAGCAACTCAAACGTGATCATTGGCCAGAGCCACAGCTACACAGGAAAGACAAAGCCGCTGATTAGGTTACGGTTAACGGTGTAA
- a CDS encoding SDR family oxidoreductase, whose protein sequence is MANRKTVIVTGGSGGIGGAICCRLADAGCNTVVHYHSDHDAAKKKVDEIKAAGGSAIAAKCNLSDEQQVAELFDHVIAEFGKVDGVVACAGVGGGGPVVESTLDDFQKLLSVNVVGAYLTIREAARRIEEGGRIVFVSSQLAERPREGTGLYSATKAAIDAMIVSMSRELGARGITINSVRPGATEPGMFASSSEERKAYFRNLSPFKRLGHPDDIAGVVEFLLSDDARWITGQHLRVDGGASN, encoded by the coding sequence GTGGCAAATCGCAAAACTGTAATCGTGACCGGTGGATCGGGAGGTATTGGAGGTGCCATTTGCTGCAGACTTGCCGACGCTGGCTGCAACACGGTGGTGCACTATCACAGCGACCACGATGCGGCCAAAAAGAAGGTCGATGAGATCAAGGCCGCCGGAGGCAGTGCGATCGCTGCGAAGTGCAACCTCAGCGATGAACAACAAGTCGCGGAGTTGTTCGATCATGTCATCGCCGAGTTTGGCAAAGTCGATGGCGTCGTTGCCTGTGCGGGGGTCGGCGGCGGCGGACCGGTTGTCGAATCGACCCTCGATGACTTTCAAAAACTGCTCAGTGTCAACGTGGTCGGAGCCTATCTGACGATTCGAGAAGCCGCACGCCGGATCGAAGAGGGTGGTCGAATCGTTTTCGTTTCCTCACAACTCGCTGAACGACCGCGTGAAGGCACCGGACTGTACTCGGCTACCAAAGCCGCCATCGACGCGATGATCGTTTCGATGTCACGAGAATTGGGTGCACGAGGTATTACGATCAATAGCGTTCGCCCCGGTGCGACCGAGCCGGGAATGTTTGCCAGCAGCAGCGAAGAGCGCAAAGCGTATTTTCGTAATCTGTCTCCGTTCAAACGACTTGGCCACCCCGATGACATCGCGGGTGTCGTTGAATTCTTGCTCAGTGACGATGCCCGATGGATCACCGGTCAACACTTGCGAGTCGATGGCGGCGCGTCCAACTGA
- a CDS encoding VCBS repeat-containing protein yields MKQPIPAILLLFMVMSDGFCSGQERIFVSNDRLILGTETNRSASVRNADVDGDGDVDLIVANGRHWPQQNFVFINQGRSRFNVMRPLGDDRSTSYACEPADFDGDGDVDIAVGSDNAPCMIMLNDGNGVFTAGSEFGSPSSVRSLAVADIDGDGDIDILVTCRGRPNRIHLNDGSANFPVAFEFGSSNDSTIDVAVADVNEDGRLDLLLANRDGQPNTILIADGSGGFRKPKPFGPQDLSSRAIATADFNADGHIDWVVGNVDAANSVFFGDGNGGVLTQTSIGRDDGKTYCVAVADFNNDGLPDIVVGNVGQPHAVYFNANSGTTFTETRFGTADTATYGLCTGDFDGDGFADVAVANSDGLNRVFLNQMKKNR; encoded by the coding sequence ATGAAGCAACCCATCCCCGCCATCCTGTTGCTGTTCATGGTGATGTCTGATGGTTTCTGCAGCGGACAAGAAAGAATCTTTGTCTCAAACGATCGGCTGATTCTGGGGACCGAGACGAACCGTTCTGCCTCGGTGCGAAACGCCGACGTCGACGGCGATGGCGACGTTGACTTGATCGTAGCCAATGGGCGTCACTGGCCGCAGCAGAATTTTGTATTCATCAACCAAGGCCGCAGTCGATTCAATGTCATGCGGCCGCTGGGGGACGATCGATCAACCAGCTACGCTTGCGAGCCGGCCGACTTTGACGGAGACGGCGATGTCGATATCGCAGTCGGCAGCGACAACGCACCGTGCATGATCATGCTGAACGATGGCAACGGCGTGTTCACGGCGGGCTCTGAATTCGGTAGCCCCTCGAGCGTCCGTAGTCTTGCGGTCGCCGACATCGACGGCGATGGCGACATCGATATTCTTGTTACATGTCGCGGTCGACCAAACCGTATCCATCTGAACGACGGTTCTGCGAACTTTCCTGTCGCTTTCGAATTTGGCAGCTCGAACGATTCGACGATCGATGTCGCGGTCGCGGACGTCAACGAGGATGGTCGTCTCGACTTGTTGCTCGCCAATCGCGATGGGCAACCCAACACAATCTTGATCGCCGATGGATCAGGCGGCTTTCGCAAACCCAAGCCCTTCGGTCCACAAGATCTTTCTAGCCGAGCCATCGCGACGGCCGACTTCAACGCCGATGGTCACATCGACTGGGTCGTCGGCAACGTCGACGCAGCGAATTCGGTCTTCTTCGGTGACGGCAACGGCGGCGTTCTAACCCAAACCTCCATCGGCCGAGATGACGGAAAAACGTACTGCGTCGCGGTGGCTGATTTCAATAACGATGGTCTTCCGGATATTGTTGTCGGCAACGTCGGACAACCCCATGCGGTCTATTTCAATGCGAACTCGGGAACGACGTTCACTGAAACACGGTTCGGAACTGCCGACACGGCAACGTACGGACTGTGTACCGGCGACTTCGACGGAGACGGATTCGCCGATGTTGCAGTCGCCAACTCCGATGGTTTGAATCGAGTGTTCCTAAATCAGATGAAAAAGAATCGATGA
- a CDS encoding sulfatase-like hydrolase/transferase yields the protein MSKLTTPVAAFLMAACLFTSASAQVASDWPGFRGPAGRGIATDQVTAESWDATSENDDAILWKTDVPGLGHASPTIIGDKIFLATAVPASGDAPLNVGRNGNTDAADDNGEQTWWVLCYDKATGKELWRSVARKGEPKATRHAKATHANTTIAADADHVVAFFGSEGLYCYDHDGNLLWQRDLGVINVSKYGIGWGYASSPAIYGDRVVLVCDDPTDPYVVALRLSDGEELWRKSRQEDCERSWGTALIHRNDDVTQVVVNGWPWIVSYDLETGDEVWRIEGGGDNPIPTPFVHDDRIYITNAHGGPSPIYAIATDAKGNLTESESAAEQSVAWKVDRGGCYMSTPVVWGDYLYLGNTNGVLRCFHAETGEKIYEERLGSGASITASLVAADDKIYCPSENGKMYVVQAGPEFEILAENEMEHPCFATPAISDGILYVRTTKTLVAIQAVPQTTTTTTSQTRPNILFIAVDDLRPSMGCYGDPVAITPNMDRLAARGMQFDRAYCQVAVCNPSRASLMTCLRPDNLGVWTLPIHFREAKPDAVTMPQWFRKFGYTAVSHGKIYHNPTPDPQSWSEPIRALRSLPNPYPDGTRETVQAAMKELPARDWRKNNLRNPSTAAPELDDTDLLDGARTEMAIEDLRRLGQQSEPFFLAMGYIRPHLAWVSPKKYWDMHDPSKLPVLEDQHVIPNTPGYAPSNNSELSHYVDLIDMPRPWDDRELPLEKRRHLVHAYYACVSYVDAQIGRLLDALEEEGLAENTIVVLWSDHGWKFGENRGWGKMTNYEIDARVPLLIAAPGMKTAGQKTDQLAELLDLFPTLCELAGIDTPDFVDGRSLVPILKDPQTKVHDTAMSQYYRNFEGRQYMGYSMRTDDYRFIEWRDFETGEVTDRELYDHRSSDIESENIVASASADLVDQLTKQLVQSHPRKPLRMTPAVHSNPNPGRWSAELSFTNKTETELLVYPITSSGRRGRATRIKPSQDARFHARLGGVYVVESEDGRVYEIHSPSYPSRNIVIE from the coding sequence ATGAGTAAATTGACCACTCCCGTGGCAGCGTTTCTGATGGCTGCATGTCTATTCACATCCGCCTCGGCCCAAGTCGCAAGCGATTGGCCAGGTTTCCGAGGTCCAGCCGGGCGAGGTATTGCCACCGATCAAGTGACTGCGGAATCGTGGGATGCGACCAGCGAGAATGACGACGCCATCCTCTGGAAAACCGACGTCCCCGGACTCGGTCACGCCAGTCCCACGATCATCGGCGATAAGATATTTCTTGCCACTGCGGTTCCAGCCAGTGGCGATGCACCGCTGAACGTCGGTCGCAATGGCAATACCGATGCAGCCGACGACAACGGCGAGCAGACATGGTGGGTGTTGTGTTACGACAAAGCAACGGGCAAGGAACTTTGGCGCAGTGTGGCTCGCAAAGGGGAACCCAAAGCGACTCGCCATGCCAAGGCGACTCATGCCAATACGACGATTGCTGCGGATGCCGATCATGTGGTCGCCTTCTTTGGTTCCGAGGGTCTGTATTGTTACGACCACGACGGCAACCTGCTGTGGCAACGCGACTTGGGAGTCATCAACGTCAGCAAGTACGGAATCGGTTGGGGCTACGCCAGCTCGCCTGCGATTTACGGTGACCGCGTCGTTCTGGTCTGCGATGACCCCACGGATCCTTACGTAGTGGCGCTACGACTGTCCGACGGTGAAGAGCTTTGGCGAAAGTCGCGTCAGGAAGATTGCGAGCGAAGCTGGGGCACGGCGCTGATTCACCGCAACGATGACGTCACGCAGGTCGTTGTCAATGGTTGGCCGTGGATTGTTTCCTACGACCTGGAAACCGGAGATGAGGTGTGGCGGATCGAAGGCGGCGGTGACAACCCGATTCCGACGCCGTTTGTTCACGACGATCGCATCTATATCACCAATGCTCATGGAGGTCCGTCACCGATCTATGCGATTGCAACGGATGCCAAAGGAAACTTGACCGAATCCGAATCGGCGGCCGAGCAAAGCGTGGCTTGGAAAGTCGACCGGGGCGGCTGCTACATGTCGACGCCTGTGGTGTGGGGCGACTATCTGTACCTAGGCAACACCAATGGCGTCCTCCGCTGTTTTCACGCCGAGACCGGCGAAAAGATCTACGAGGAACGGCTTGGCAGCGGTGCATCGATTACCGCATCGTTGGTGGCCGCCGACGACAAGATCTACTGTCCTTCGGAAAATGGCAAGATGTATGTGGTCCAAGCAGGTCCCGAGTTCGAGATTCTGGCCGAAAATGAAATGGAGCACCCTTGTTTCGCCACACCCGCGATCTCGGACGGAATTCTCTACGTTCGCACGACCAAGACGTTGGTGGCGATCCAAGCGGTACCTCAAACAACAACCACGACAACATCGCAAACGCGTCCGAACATCTTGTTCATCGCGGTCGACGATTTGCGGCCGTCGATGGGATGTTACGGTGACCCCGTTGCGATCACGCCGAACATGGACCGCTTGGCGGCCCGAGGGATGCAGTTCGATCGTGCCTACTGCCAAGTTGCGGTCTGCAATCCGTCGCGAGCCAGTTTGATGACTTGTCTGCGCCCTGACAACTTGGGCGTGTGGACGTTGCCGATTCACTTTCGCGAGGCCAAGCCAGACGCGGTGACGATGCCTCAGTGGTTTCGCAAGTTTGGTTACACCGCCGTCAGCCACGGAAAGATCTATCACAATCCCACTCCCGATCCGCAATCGTGGAGCGAGCCCATTCGCGCTCTGCGATCGCTTCCGAATCCGTATCCCGATGGCACGCGCGAGACAGTGCAAGCGGCGATGAAGGAATTGCCTGCGAGGGATTGGCGAAAGAACAATCTGCGAAACCCGAGCACAGCGGCTCCTGAACTGGATGACACCGACCTCCTGGACGGTGCTCGGACCGAGATGGCGATCGAAGACTTGCGTCGACTGGGCCAGCAATCCGAACCGTTCTTTCTGGCGATGGGATACATCCGGCCGCACTTGGCCTGGGTCTCCCCGAAAAAGTATTGGGACATGCACGATCCATCTAAATTGCCAGTACTGGAGGATCAACACGTGATCCCCAACACGCCTGGTTACGCGCCAAGCAACAACAGCGAATTGTCACACTATGTTGATCTAATCGACATGCCCAGACCGTGGGACGACCGAGAATTACCGCTTGAAAAGCGACGTCATCTGGTTCATGCCTACTACGCCTGCGTCAGCTACGTGGACGCCCAGATCGGCCGACTACTGGATGCCCTTGAGGAGGAAGGGCTCGCTGAGAACACGATCGTGGTCTTGTGGAGCGACCATGGGTGGAAGTTCGGCGAGAACCGTGGCTGGGGAAAGATGACCAACTACGAAATCGACGCACGCGTCCCGCTGCTGATCGCTGCACCGGGGATGAAGACTGCAGGACAAAAGACCGATCAATTGGCTGAGTTGCTTGACCTGTTTCCAACGCTCTGCGAACTCGCCGGAATCGACACTCCCGACTTTGTCGACGGCCGCAGTCTAGTGCCCATTTTGAAAGACCCTCAAACCAAAGTGCACGACACAGCGATGAGCCAATACTACCGAAATTTTGAAGGGCGTCAGTACATGGGGTATTCGATGCGGACCGACGACTATCGCTTTATCGAGTGGCGAGACTTCGAGACCGGCGAGGTGACCGACCGCGAACTCTACGATCATCGATCCAGCGACATCGAGAGTGAAAACATCGTTGCGTCGGCATCCGCCGATTTGGTCGACCAATTGACTAAGCAATTGGTCCAATCGCATCCAAGAAAGCCATTGCGAATGACACCCGCGGTTCATTCCAATCCGAATCCCGGACGCTGGAGTGCCGAACTGAGTTTCACCAACAAGACCGAAACGGAATTGTTGGTCTACCCCATCACGTCCTCGGGGCGACGAGGCCGAGCGACACGAATCAAGCCATCGCAAGACGCACGCTTCCATGCTCGCCTCGGAGGCGTCTATGTTGTCGAGAGCGAGGACGGTCGCGTTTACGAAATCCACTCACCGTCGTATCCATCACGAAACATCGTGATCGAGTAG